The Salvia miltiorrhiza cultivar Shanhuang (shh) chromosome 1, IMPLAD_Smil_shh, whole genome shotgun sequence genome has a window encoding:
- the LOC131005746 gene encoding pentatricopeptide repeat-containing protein At1g60770, translated as MASTFMQQFAKKKTLVKRSSKKYLEEALYKKLFSDGGEERHVRAKVNEFLKSRKSAYKWEVGRTVKILRGRKMYGPAAKLSETMEKRGMNKTVNDQAIHLDLIAKSRGITAAEDYFVALPESSKNNLTYSTLLNCYCKLSMTSKAQTIFERMKELNLEMTSMPYNSLMTLNMKNELPQLVPGLVSEMKEADVMPDIYTYNVWIRALAAMGDIAGVERVIDEMKRDGRVAGDWTTYSNLASIYADARQFGKAEEALKELESRNARRELAAYQFLITLYGRTGNLLQVYRVWRSLKLAFPKTANLSYLNMIQVLVKLNDLPGAEKCFQEWATAYSTGSSTFDIRIANVLISAYLKEGSLEKADKLRRHAKRRGAKPNAKTWEHYIDYYLEKEEFKSVVKCVNNAVTAGRGNGDEWTPSPEVVGEVMRHFEQSKDVEAAEGFLKILKTSTDEVFESLIRTYAAAGRKSPIMHRRVKMEKVELSEEGKMLLDEISAE; from the exons ATGGCGTCGACGTTTATGCAGCAATTCGCGAAGAAGAAGACCTTAGTGAAGCGATCGTCGAAGAAGTATTTGGAGGAGGCGCTGTACAAGAAGCTGTTCAGCGATGGCGGCGAGGAGAGGCACGTGAGGGCAAAGGTGAACGAATTTCTGAAGTCGCGTAAAAGTGCTTACAAATGGGAGGTTGGCCGCACCGTTAAGATTCTCCGCGGCCGCAAAATGTACGGACCCGCAGCCAAG TTGTCCGAGACTATGGAAAAAAGAGGTATGAATAAAACAGTGAATGACCAAGCTATTCATCTTGATCTGATTGCGAAAAGCAGAGGGATTACTGCTGCCGAGGACTATTTTGTGGCTCTGCCGGAATCATCAAAAAATAATCTCACTTACAGCACTCTTCTCAATTGTTACTGCAAACTCTCAATGACTTCAAAGGCACAGACTATATTTGAGAGGATGAAAGAACTTAATTTGGAGATGACTTCCATGCCGTACAACAGTCTCATGACCCTGAACATGAAAAACGAGCTGCCACAACTCGTCCCTGGACTTGTCAGTGAAATGAAGGAGGCTGACGTCATGCCTGACATTTACACCTACAATGTGTGGATAAGGGCTCTTGCTGCTATGGGTGATATTGCTGGGGTCGAGAGGGTTATTGATGAGATGAAGAGAGATGGTCGAGTTGCAGGTGATTGGACCACGTACAGCAATCTTGCATCTATCTATGCTGATGCCAGACAGTTTGGTAAAGCTGAGGAGGCACTTAAGGAACTGGAGAGCAGAAATGCACGCAGAGAACTCGCTGCTTACCAATTCCTGATCACACTGTACGGACGTACTGGAAATCTGCTTCAAGTGTACCGAGTGTGGCGTTCATTGAAGCTAGCTTTTCCCAAAACTGCAAATCTGAGTTATCTGAACATGATTCAAGTGTTGGTTAAGTTGAATGATCTACCAGGTGCTGAGAAATGTTTCCAGGAGTGGGCGACTGCTTACTCAACTGGTAGCTCGACTTTTGATATCCGTATTGCAAATGTCCTCATCAGCGCTTATCTGAAAGAAGGTTCACTCGAGAAGGCTGACAAGCTGAGAAGGCATGCCAAGAGGAGAGGAGCCAAACCCAATGCCAAAACTTGGGAGCATTACATCGACTACTATCTGGAGAAGGAAGAGTTCAAATCAGTTGTGAAATGTGTCAACAACGCTGTCACAGCTGGCAGGGGGAACGGAGATGAGTGGACCCCGTCACCTGAGGTCGTGGGGGAGGTTATGCGGCACTTTGAGCAAAGCAAGGACGTTGAGGCCGCTGAAGGTTTCTTGAAGATCTTGAAGACGTCAACAGACGAGGTGTTCGAATCATTAATTCGAACTTATGCAGCTGCGGGGAGAAAGAGTCCCATCATGCATCGCAGGGTGAAAATGGAGAAGGTGGAATTGAGTGAAGAAGGGAAAATGTTACTGGATGAAATATCTGCAGAATGA
- the LOC131005744 gene encoding lysine-specific demethylase ELF6, whose translation MKNVEIPKWLERLPLAPEFHPTDTEFADPIAYISKIEKEASAFGICKVIPPLPKPSRKYVLHNLNKSLSKCPELDGDVNLVSSSKTDGDVRNNCDRKYRAVFTTRQQELGCEKGKKVKEALGDHLLGAQKQVWQSGEVYTLEQFEAKAKTFAKSTLGVVKDVNPLVIETMFWKATLEKPIYVEYANDVPGSGFSEPEGLLRYFDRRRRRRKTRKRNSFDRNNLGNSDSKIDQVEKVNNVSDNKDSGSQNKPSSCTETVLNSVPSHRTNDDASFSGQKDFQDRSEMEGTAGWKLSNSPWNLQVMARSAGSLTRFMPDDIPGVTSPMVYIGMLFSWFAWHVEDHELHSLNFLHVGSPKTWYAVPGDHAFNFEEAIRLHAYGGNPDRLVALSHLGEKTTVLSPEIIVASGIPCCRLVQYPGEFVVTFPRAYHIGFSHGFNCGEAANFGTSKWLAIAKEAAVRRAAMNYLPMLSHQQLLYLLTMSFISRIPRSLLPGVRSSRLRDRLKEERELSVKRAFIEDILHENSRLAILLQRNSCYHAVLWDVDSLPSTSKESELCQDADASVLTSVGENSSPKDDDVHDANELSKYISSVGYDLDDDDLSYDFQIESGTLPCVACGILGFPFMAVVQPSDIASIDLLRADSLAVSVESARACNMVEGSTEDAKMKSKLSKKDLHHVVKASLAAKKSRSSNHDCSPSSNHEAVSPKVKIAMGWDLSNVSLKPRIFCLEHAIEIEELLSSRGGANVLAICHSDFQKIKAHAAVIAEEIAVPFSYTEILLDNASPKDLNLIDIAIDREEQVVCVEDWTSLLNINLQHCVKMKRSSPSADVRHLLSLGGLFHDATPILDASHTKWLSRKLRSKRHQKRLLQSKPPRGCEAAKVDMNRGKKHQTAKKDNKLIQYSRKRYKVCASAGTHDRGGSNNLVARDISDEKIAKSTPGVEIEGKTASEHPMASSFESHSANSTVASTLIETTSDKFGGLCHEIKTADGGSQKSERCYYSETVGSTTDKNGMDDVAEDEVPREGEIVDEAAVPSEACNRLAENDCAMPDNVQSDGCCEIEEASRHSDSSNSSDDEQIEATSDQHAADSKVSNSSSSEGQQRVQTDGDNDIDDDDDQERVISSRTTSASRLENCGGETNVASKTASPLQDNGVDDSKTVLQSLPNTEVGSKRKRKRELLGLQLDDRFHFSSFTRSPCEGLRPRAREDASTRTTDNGEPDEEAPTVKKSRKAADQPVPRKDKKENTKGRYKCELDGCTMKFRTKAELLLHKGNQCPVDGCRKKFNSHKYATQHQRVHDDDRPLKCPWDGCTMSFKWAWARTEHLRVHTGERPYACKIKGCGLTFRFVSDFSRHRRKTGHYVSPPK comes from the exons ATGAAGAATGTTGAAATACCCAAATGGCTTGAGAGGTTGCCTTTGGCGCCTGAATTCCACCCGACCGATACTGAATTCGCCGACCCAATTGCTTACATATCTAAGATAGAGAAAGAGGCGAGTGCTTTTGGCATTTGTAAAGTGATTCCGCCATTGCCAAAGCCGTCTAGAAAGTATGTACTTCATAACTTGAATAAGTCTCTTTCCAAGTGTCCGGAATTGGATGGGGATGTGAATCTTGTTTCGTCGTCGAAGACAGATGGTGATGTTAGGAATAATTGTGATAGAAAGTATAGGGCCGTGTTCACTACAAGGCAGCAAGAATTGGGCTGTGAGAAGGGGAAAAAGGTGAAGGAGGCGCTCGGGGATCACTTGCTTGGGGCTCAAAAGCAGGTTTGGCAGAGTGGGGAAGTTTATACACTCGAGCAGTTTGAGGCGAAGGCCAAGACTTTCGCTAAGAGTACGCTGGGGGTAGTGAAGGATGTCAATCCCCTAGTTATTGAGACCATGTTCTGGAAAGCTACTTTGGAGAAGCCTATATATGTGGAGTATGCTAATGATGTGCCTGGCTCTGGATTTAGTGAGCCTGAAGGACTGTTGCGTTATTTTGACAGACGTAGAAGGAGGAGGAAAACGAGGAAGAGGAACTCGTTTGACAGGAATAATTTAGGTAACTCTGACAGCAAGATTGATCAAGTAGAAAAAGTGAATAATGTTAGCGATAATAAAGATTCAGGCAGCCAGAACAAACCTAGTTCCTGTACGGAGACCGTGTTGAATTCTGTACCATCACATCGTACCAATGATGATGCTTCTTTTTCTGGCCAAAAAGATTTTCAAGATAGGAGCGAGATGGAAGGTACTGCTGGATGGAAGCTTTCAAATAGTCCTTGGAATTTGCAAGTCATGGCTAGGTCAGCAGGATCACTGACACGTTTCATGCCAGATGATATTCCTGGTGTAACGTCTCCCATGGTTTATATTGGAATGTTATTCAGTTGGTTTGCTTGGCATGTAGAAGATCACGAACTTCATAGCTTGAATTTCCTTCACGTGGGCTCCCCCAAGACTTGGTATGCAGTGCCAGGAGACCATGCTTTCAACTTCGAAGAAGCCATTCGTCTTCATGCCTATGGAGGAAATCCTGATCGGTTGG TTGCTCTATCTCACTTGGGGGAAAAGACCACTGTTTTGTCGCCAGAAATTATTGTTGCATCGGGCATCCCGTGCTGCAG GCTGGTGCAGTACCCTGGTGAATTTGTTGTGACTTTTCCAAGAGCTTACCACATAGGATTCAGCCAtg GTTTCAATTGTGGAGAAGCTGCTAATTTTGGAACATCTAAGTGGCTTGCAATAGCTAAGGAAGCTGCTGTTCGCAGAGCTGCCATGAATTACCTTCCTATGCTTTCTCATCAGCAACTGTTGTACTTGTTAACCATGTCTTTCATTTCAAG AATACCAAGATCCTTACTGCCTGGGGTACGAAGCTCACGTTTAAGAGATCGTCTAAAGGAAGAAAGAGAATTGTCCGTAAAGAGAGCATTTATAGAAGATATCTTGCATGAAAACAGTCGGCTGGCCATTCTTCTTCAAAGAAATTCCTGCTATCATGCAGTTCTATGGGATGTTGATTCACTGCCATCTACAAGTAAAGAATCTGAACTCTGCCAGGATGCAGATGCTTCTGTATTGACATCAGTCGGAGAAAATTCTTCTCCGAAAGATGACGATGTACATGATGCCAACGAGCTGAGCAAGTATATTAGTTCAGTTGGTTATGATCTTGATGATGATGACTTGTCATACGATTTTCAAATAGAATCCGGGACTTTACCTTGTGTAGCTTGTGGTATCCTTGGTTTCCCATTTATGGCAGTTGTGCAACCATCTGACATAGCATCGATTGATCTTCTGCGTGCCGATTCCCTTGCTGTTTCTGTGGAATCTGCTCGTGCCTGTAATATGGTGGAAGGTTCTACTGAAG ATGCAAAGATGAAATCTAAGTTAAGCAAAAAGGATCTCCACCATGTTGTCAAAGCATCCTTAGCTGCCAAAAAAAGTCGGTCTTCGAACCATGATTGCTCTCCATCTTCAAATCATGAAGCTGTTTCGCCGAAAGTAAAGATTGCCATGGGATGGGACCTTTCTAACGTATCTCTAAAACCAAGGATATTCTGCCTAGAGCATGcgattgaaattgaagaattgTTGAGTTCAAGAGGCGGAGCAAATGTTCTTGCGATTTGTCATTCAG ACTTTCAGAAAATAAAGGCCCATGCTGCGGTCATTGCGGAGGAGATTGCTGTTCCTTTCAGTTACACTGAGATACTGCTAGATAATGCTTCTCCCAAAGATCTGAACTTGATCGATATTGCCATTGACAGAGAAGAACAAGTTGTCTGCGTAGAAGACTGGACGTCGCTGTTGAATATCAATCTACAGCATTGTGTGAAGATGAAAAGGAGTTCTCCATCTGCAGATGTTCGGCATTTACTGAGTTTGGGCGGATTGTTTCACGATGCAACCCCTATTTTAGATGCATCCCACACAAAGTGGCTGTCACGGAAACTACGCTCGAAGCGCCATCAGAAACGTCTCTTGCAAAGTAAACCTCCCCGCGGCTGTGAAGCAGCCAAGGTAGATATGAATAGGGGAAAAAAGCATCAAACAGCTAAGAAAGATAATAAGCTTATCCAATATTCGAGAAAGAGATACAAGGTCTGTGCTTCTGCAGGAACGCACGACCGGGGAGGCTCCAATAACCTCGTTGCACGAGATATTTCAGATGAAAAGATAGCCAAAAGTACCCCTGGTGTAGAAATTGAAGGGAAAACGGCATCTGAACACCCGATGGCTTCTTCTTTTGAATCTCACTCTGCAAATTCCACTGTTGCTTCCACACTGATTGAGACTACTTCGGACAAATTTGGTGGTTTGTGTCATGAAATCAAGACAGCTGATGGCGGCAGCCAGAAAAGTGAGAGGTGTTATTATTCTGAGACTGTTGGTTCCACTACAGATAAAAATGGGATGGATGATGTTGCAGAAGATGAAGTTCCAAGAGAGGGAGAAATTGTCGATGAAGCTGCTGTACCAAGCGAAGCTTGTAATCGGCTGGCAGAAAATGATTGTGCAATGCCGGATAATGTTCAATCTGATGGATGTTGTGAGATTGAAGAAGCATCTAGACACAGCGACTCTTCAAACTCTTCAGATGACGAGCAGATTGAAGCAACATCGGATCAACATGCTGCGGACAGTAAGGTATCAAATTCCTCGAGTTCTGAAGGTCAGCAGCGTGTACAGACAGATGGAGATAATGatattgatgatgatgatgatcaagAGAGAGTTATTTCAAGTCGTACAACCTCTGCCTCGAGGCTTGAAAATTGTGGAGGTGAGACGAATGTAGCCAGCAAGACCGCCTCTCCGTTGCAGGACAATGGTGTCGATGATTCCAAAACTGTGCTGCAATCCCTACCTAATACAGAAGTTGGAAgcaaaaggaaaaggaaaagagaaCTACTTGGCCTGCAATTAGATGATCGCTTCCATTTCAGCAGCTTTACCAGAAGTCCGTGTGAAGGATTGAGACCTCGAGCAAGAGAAGATGCATCTACTCGTACTACTGACAACGGGGAGCCAGACGAGGAAGCACCGACAGTGAAGAAGTCGAGGAAGGCTGCAGATCAGCCCGTCCCTCGCAAGGACAAGAAAGAAAACACAAAGGGACGTTATAAGTGTGAGTTAGACGGCTGCACAATGAAGTTTCGGACAAAGGCAGAGCTACTCCTGCACAAAGGAAACCAGTGCCCCGTCGACGGGTGCAGAAAGAAATTCAACTCCCACAAATACGCGACACAACACCAGCGCGTCCACGACGATGATAGGCCTCTGAAATGCCCCTGGGATGGCTGCACGATGTCGTTCAAGTGGGCCTGGGCGAGGACTGAGCATCTACGCGTGCATACGGGAGAAAGGCCGTATGCCTGCAAAATCAAGGGATGCGGTCTTACCTTCAGATTCGTATCAGATTTCAGTCGGCATAGAAGGAAAACCGGGCATTACGTAAGCCCGCCAAAGTAG
- the LOC131005747 gene encoding uncharacterized protein C24H6.02c-like has protein sequence MAARRILSLMAAKYAQNPLPRDVSRKFHPSPNSFSRNYEQYTRGFQSLPEASVPSAQSPTENGSCSSNSDQSTSRCVPSSTNDQAAVKHQVKSNLKVSERHDLVMMFTCKVCDTRNLKTACRESYDKGVVVARCNGCDNLHLIADRLGWFGEPSSVEEFLAARGEEVKKGSAETMNLTLEDLAGRTDVSI, from the exons ATGGCGGCGCGGCGAATTCTCTCTCTCATGGCTGCAAAATATGCACAGAATCCACTCCCGAGAG ATGTCTCTAGGAAGTTTCATCCTTCTCCAAACTCATTCTCTCGCAACTACGAGCAGTATACCAGAGGATTCCAGTCTCTCCCAGAAGCCAGTGTTCCGTCTGCGCAAAGTCCAACCGAAAACGGAAGTTGCAGCTCGAACAGTGACCAGAGCACGAGCAGGTGTGTCCCCAGTTCGACAAATGATCAGGCTGCTGTAAAGCACCAAGTGAAATCCAACTTGAAGGTTTCTGAGAGGCATGATCTTGTCATGATGTTCacttgcaaagtttgcgacaccAGAAACCTCAAGACGGCCTGTCGTGAATCGTACGACAAAGGCGTGGTCGTTGCTAGGTGCAATGGCTGCGACAATCTGCACCTGATCGCTGATCGGTTGGGATGGTTTGGAGAACCGAGCAGTGTCGAGGAGTTTCTGGCGGCTCGCGGGGAGGAAGTGAAGAAGGGATCCGCTGAGACTATGAATCTCACTCTTGAGGATCTTGCTGGGAGGACAGATGTTAGTATTTGA
- the LOC131005745 gene encoding GCN5-related N-acetyltransferase 8-like, with protein MAAAAPPPPPSEAPILLPETTPPGDSLFTRIRLATAADVPHIHKLINQMAVFERLTHLCEATTESLSATLFPPSAPPPFTSFTVFMLELSSAPFPPAANDNPHFNPILKPVHLDLPIDDPERDGFRSNALGGDVLGNDVTIGGFVLFFPNYSTFLAKPGFYIEDIFVRECYRRKGLGKLLLSAVAAQAAKMGYGRVEWVVLDWNVNAIKFYEQMGAKILPEWRICRLSGEELHAFGGINL; from the coding sequence ATGGCAGCTGCAgcgccaccgccgcctccgtcCGAAGCCCCCATCCTCCTCCCTGAAACCACCCCTCCCGGCGACTCGCTCTTCACCCGCATCCGCCTCGCCACCGCCGCCGACGTCCCCCACATCCACAAGCTCATCAACCAAATGGCCGTCTTCGAGCGCCTCACCCATCTCTGCGAAGCCACCACGGAGTCTCTCTCTGCCACCCTCTTCCCCCCCTCCGCCCCTCCGCCCTTCACCTCCTTCACCGTCTTCATGCTCGAGCTCTCGTCCGCCCCCTTCCCTCCCGCCGCCAACGACAACCCCCATTTCAACCCTATTCTCAAACCCGTCCACCTCGACCTCCCGATCGACGATCCGGAGAGAGATGGTTTCAGGAGCAACGCCCTCGGCGGCGATGTTTTAGGGAATGATGTTACTATCGGTGGATTCGTGCTGTTTTTCCCCAATTATTCGACGTTTCTGGCGAAGCCAGGGTTTTACATCGAGGACATTTTCGTGAGGGAGTGCTACCGGCGGAAGGGGCTCGGGAAATTGCTGCTGTCGGCGGTGGCCGCGCAGGCGGCGAAGATGGGGTACGGGAGGGTGGAGTGGGTGGTTCTCGATTGGAATGTGAATGCCATTAAGTTTTACGAGCAGATGGGGGCGAAGATTTTGCCGGAGTGGAGGATTTGCAGGCTGAGCGGCGAGGAGCTTCACGCTTTCGGCGGTATCAACCTCTGA